A window of the Motilibacter rhizosphaerae genome harbors these coding sequences:
- a CDS encoding MarR family winged helix-turn-helix transcriptional regulator, which yields MSRSVEEVALSVKRLQHRHHRALTAALADLGVSLVQWDVLRHLHAHPDASLHDLALLTFQTDQSFGTLAGRMVDRGLIERVPGPGRAVRHRITEAGEAVRAQGAERVASVAGRSFAGLDARELDQLGALLDRALESPAL from the coding sequence ATGAGCCGTTCCGTCGAGGAGGTCGCGCTGTCGGTCAAGCGCCTCCAGCACCGCCACCACCGCGCGCTGACCGCCGCCCTCGCCGACCTCGGCGTCTCGCTCGTGCAGTGGGACGTCCTGCGCCACCTGCACGCGCACCCCGACGCCTCCCTCCACGACCTCGCGCTGCTGACGTTCCAGACCGACCAGTCCTTCGGCACGCTGGCGGGGCGGATGGTCGACCGCGGGCTCATCGAGCGCGTACCCGGCCCCGGGCGGGCCGTCCGCCACCGGATCACCGAGGCGGGCGAGGCCGTCCGGGCGCAGGGGGCGGAGCGGGTCGCCTCGGTCGCCGGCAGGTCCTTCGCCGGCCTGGACGCACGCGAGCTCGACCAGCTCGGAGCCCTGCTCGACCGCGCTCTCGAGAGCCCGGCGCTGTAA
- a CDS encoding alpha/beta fold hydrolase: MTTTTHSLPLPDTGQTTGQTAELTVEQTGSGRPFLLLHGGAGPASVLPFAQLLAAEQPARVLVPTHPGFGGTPRPAQVADVRALAALYLALLDELDLEGVTVVGNSIGGWVAAEIAALGSPRVSGVVIVNGVGFDDPAHPVADFFALSLDQLTDLSYDDPDRFRLDPATLGERQKALMGANRQAIAVYGGATMTDPTLAARLAGVSVPTLVLWGQSDGIAGPEYGRAYAAAIPTARYQPLERTGHLPQVESPAATLAAMWEFAQQQWTESTEQPWTESTDHH, translated from the coding sequence ATGACGACGACGACGCACTCCCTCCCCCTCCCCGACACCGGGCAGACGACCGGGCAGACGGCCGAGCTGACGGTCGAGCAGACCGGCAGCGGCCGGCCCTTCCTCCTGCTCCACGGCGGCGCGGGCCCCGCCTCGGTGCTGCCGTTCGCCCAGCTGCTCGCCGCGGAGCAGCCGGCCCGGGTGCTCGTGCCGACGCACCCCGGGTTCGGCGGGACGCCCCGCCCCGCGCAGGTCGCCGACGTCCGCGCCCTCGCGGCGCTCTACCTCGCCCTGCTCGACGAGCTCGACCTCGAGGGCGTCACCGTCGTCGGCAACTCCATCGGCGGGTGGGTCGCGGCGGAGATCGCCGCGCTCGGCAGCCCGCGCGTGAGCGGCGTGGTCATCGTCAACGGCGTGGGCTTCGACGACCCCGCGCACCCGGTCGCGGACTTCTTCGCGCTGAGCCTCGACCAGCTGACCGACCTCTCGTACGACGACCCGGACCGCTTCCGGCTCGACCCCGCGACGCTGGGCGAGCGGCAGAAGGCGCTGATGGGCGCGAACCGGCAGGCGATCGCGGTGTACGGCGGCGCGACGATGACGGACCCGACGCTCGCGGCGCGGCTCGCAGGGGTCAGCGTCCCCACCCTCGTGCTGTGGGGGCAGAGCGACGGCATCGCCGGGCCGGAGTACGGCCGGGCCTACGCCGCCGCCATCCCCACCGCCCGCTACCAGCCGCTCGAGCGGACCGGCCACCTCCCGCAGGTCGAGAGCCCGGCCGCGACGCTCGCGGCGATGTGGGAGTTCGCGCAGCAGCAGTGGACGGAGTCCACCGAGCAGCCCTGGACGGAGTCCACCGACCACCACTGA
- a CDS encoding SRPBCC family protein, with amino-acid sequence MAVLVEVVTLVSAPPDVVFDLELDVDVHSASLSGSGETATTSTGRRTLGLGDEVTLTSRHGGLSWRLTSRVTAYDRPVRFVDEQVRGPFRAMHHEHLFAALPGGRTRMTDRFTVTAPAGVLGDLVARVVLAPYVRRLLRQRAAHIRRVAEGR; translated from the coding sequence GTGGCCGTCCTCGTCGAGGTCGTGACCCTCGTCTCCGCGCCGCCCGACGTGGTCTTCGACCTCGAGCTCGACGTCGACGTGCACTCCGCGTCGCTGTCGGGCAGCGGCGAGACGGCGACCACGAGCACGGGCCGGCGCACGCTCGGCCTGGGCGACGAGGTCACGCTGACCTCCCGGCACGGCGGGCTCTCATGGCGGCTCACCAGCCGGGTCACGGCGTACGACCGACCGGTGCGCTTCGTCGACGAGCAGGTGCGCGGGCCCTTCCGCGCCATGCACCACGAGCACCTCTTCGCCGCACTGCCCGGCGGGCGTACGCGCATGACCGACCGGTTCACGGTGACCGCCCCGGCCGGAGTGCTCGGGGACCTGGTGGCCCGGGTCGTGCTCGCGCCGTACGTCCGGCGGCTGCTGCGGCAGCGGGCCGCGCACATCAGGCGCGTCGCGGAGGGGCGTTAG
- a CDS encoding alpha/beta fold hydrolase: MRAEERYVAAGPLRLWTERTGEPDLPAVLLVAGSAAQGISWPELLVARLVERGVQVLRFDQRDTGRSSTVDFAADPYTIEDMARDCLAVLDGWDLDSAAVAGASLGGMLAQWMGVHAPERVRSLTLVSTSPMGHDPRASRARARAGLPPDPDDLPPPAPEFLAHLAKGLPPGVESDVELFRVFTGPVRPYDEAAARDMLERSLARAGDPAAAANHHQAVWLDAPGLLAPLSSITAPTAVVHGDEDPVYPLRHGEALAAAIPGAVLHVVPGMGHVLTSPGLPEEVGDLILV; encoded by the coding sequence ATGCGGGCGGAGGAGCGGTACGTCGCGGCGGGGCCGCTGCGGCTGTGGACCGAGCGCACGGGGGAGCCCGACCTGCCCGCGGTCCTGCTCGTCGCCGGCTCCGCGGCCCAGGGCATCAGCTGGCCGGAGCTGCTGGTGGCGCGGCTCGTCGAGCGCGGCGTGCAGGTGCTGCGCTTCGACCAGCGGGACACGGGGCGGTCGAGCACGGTCGACTTCGCGGCCGACCCGTACACCATCGAGGACATGGCGCGAGACTGCCTCGCGGTGCTCGACGGCTGGGACCTGGACTCCGCGGCCGTGGCAGGGGCCTCGCTCGGCGGCATGCTCGCGCAGTGGATGGGCGTGCACGCCCCGGAGCGGGTCCGCTCGCTGACCCTGGTGTCGACGTCACCGATGGGGCACGACCCGCGGGCGTCGCGTGCACGGGCGCGGGCCGGCCTGCCGCCCGACCCCGACGACCTCCCCCCGCCGGCGCCGGAGTTCCTCGCGCACCTGGCGAAGGGGCTGCCTCCGGGCGTCGAGTCCGACGTCGAGCTGTTCCGCGTCTTCACCGGGCCGGTGCGGCCGTACGACGAGGCCGCTGCGAGGGACATGCTCGAGCGGTCGCTCGCCCGGGCAGGAGACCCTGCCGCGGCGGCGAACCACCACCAGGCGGTGTGGCTGGACGCCCCCGGGCTGCTCGCGCCGCTGTCGTCCATCACCGCGCCCACCGCGGTCGTGCACGGGGACGAGGACCCGGTCTACCCCCTGCGGCACGGGGAGGCTCTCGCCGCCGCGATCCCCGGCGCGGTGCTGCACGTGGTGCCGGGGATGGGGCACGTGCTGACGTCACCCGGGCTCCCCGAAGAGGTCGGAGACCTCATTCTCGTGTGA
- a CDS encoding right-handed parallel beta-helix repeat-containing protein, whose protein sequence is MVLSALPVVAALGLVTPGTAQAATACTPDVGGTGLSAAVVAHAGQTISGRDVDATGCDIGIYVGAGADHVIIRSTTVHDSGFQGIFAEKTSWLKISDSTVTGNGYGTIDPSAPPLPGSGVHSYVGQAFAISVFGVSHATISGNQVYDNGRGGIGVMDNGPFDPGALMSHQNPAAPLVPSSWVKVSDNTTWNNANGCGVVAATQNVGGSLSDITIRGNSIHGIGFQPAGPDIGGIVVAADLPGSTVNGADVSKNTVRDSFEGGLIVNAEAPGSKTIGVRLYDNVLSGNNVGFLEAPNTVGIITNAAPGAMNEGTQIYHNHISGQFWGVWSRGDLPPSLSRNDITVTTGGMPVSLS, encoded by the coding sequence GTGGTTCTCTCGGCGCTACCGGTCGTGGCGGCCCTGGGCCTGGTCACCCCGGGGACGGCCCAGGCCGCGACGGCCTGCACCCCGGACGTGGGCGGCACAGGGCTGAGCGCTGCGGTCGTGGCCCACGCGGGCCAGACCATCTCCGGCCGCGACGTCGACGCGACCGGCTGCGACATCGGGATCTACGTGGGCGCCGGCGCCGACCACGTCATCATCCGCTCCACCACGGTGCACGACTCCGGCTTCCAGGGCATCTTCGCCGAGAAGACGTCCTGGCTGAAGATCTCGGACTCGACCGTGACCGGCAACGGCTACGGCACTATCGACCCCTCCGCACCCCCGCTGCCAGGCAGCGGCGTGCACTCCTACGTCGGGCAGGCCTTCGCCATCAGCGTCTTCGGCGTCTCCCACGCGACGATCTCGGGCAACCAGGTCTACGACAACGGGCGCGGCGGCATCGGGGTCATGGACAACGGCCCCTTCGACCCGGGTGCGCTCATGTCGCACCAGAACCCCGCGGCGCCCCTCGTGCCGTCGTCCTGGGTGAAGGTGTCGGACAACACCACCTGGAACAACGCCAACGGCTGCGGCGTCGTCGCGGCGACCCAGAACGTCGGCGGCTCCCTCTCGGACATCACGATCCGCGGCAACAGCATCCACGGCATCGGCTTCCAGCCAGCAGGCCCCGACATCGGCGGCATCGTGGTCGCGGCCGACCTGCCCGGGTCCACCGTCAACGGTGCCGATGTCAGCAAGAACACCGTGCGCGACTCCTTCGAGGGCGGGCTCATCGTCAACGCCGAGGCCCCCGGGTCGAAGACCATCGGGGTCCGGCTGTACGACAACGTGCTCTCCGGCAACAACGTCGGCTTCCTCGAGGCGCCGAACACGGTCGGCATCATCACGAACGCCGCGCCCGGCGCCATGAACGAGGGGACGCAGATCTACCACAACCACATCTCGGGCCAGTTCTGGGGCGTCTGGTCGCGCGGTGATCTCCCGCCGTCGCTGTCGCGCAACGACATCACGGTGACGACCGGGGGGATGCCGGTCTCGCTGAGCTGA
- a CDS encoding DUF2630 family protein, with protein MTADSSDSSLLAHVHDLVAQEHELRERTSSGELDSDEERRRLQALEVELDRCWDLLRQRQARRSAGLDPAQAHERPAGEVEGYLQ; from the coding sequence ATGACCGCCGACAGCAGCGACAGCAGCCTCCTCGCCCACGTCCACGACCTCGTCGCCCAGGAGCACGAGCTGCGTGAGCGGACCTCGTCCGGCGAGCTCGACAGCGACGAGGAGCGCCGCCGCCTCCAGGCGCTCGAGGTCGAGCTCGACCGCTGCTGGGACCTCCTGCGCCAGCGGCAGGCCCGCCGCAGCGCCGGCCTCGACCCGGCCCAGGCGCACGAGCGCCCGGCGGGCGAGGTCGAGGGCTACCTGCAGTAG
- a CDS encoding TetR/AcrR family transcriptional regulator: MTTPATAPRPMRADARRNYERLITAAREEFGERAHEAAIEDIAKRAGVGVGTLYRHFPRRIDLVEAVYAEEIDTLIAAVDDALATPDPYAGLTSWLQAYARYAMNKRNLLKELQEAFERDPGLRLQLRERLQAAATRVLERAQAAGAVRQDVSGDDLLHLVGGICMSSTATREQNERLLEVVLQGLRA, encoded by the coding sequence GTGACCACGCCCGCCACCGCACCCCGACCCATGCGGGCCGACGCGCGGCGCAACTACGAGCGCCTCATCACCGCAGCGCGCGAGGAGTTCGGCGAGCGCGCGCACGAGGCCGCCATCGAGGACATCGCGAAGCGGGCGGGTGTCGGCGTGGGCACGCTCTACCGCCACTTCCCGCGCCGCATCGACCTCGTCGAGGCCGTCTACGCCGAGGAGATCGACACCCTCATCGCGGCGGTGGACGACGCCCTCGCGACTCCCGACCCGTACGCCGGGCTGACGTCGTGGCTGCAGGCCTACGCCCGCTACGCGATGAACAAGCGCAACCTGCTCAAGGAGCTGCAGGAGGCCTTCGAGCGCGACCCCGGGCTCCGCCTCCAGCTGCGCGAGCGGCTGCAGGCGGCCGCGACGCGCGTGCTCGAGCGGGCGCAGGCCGCGGGCGCCGTGCGCCAGGACGTGAGCGGCGACGACCTGCTCCACCTCGTCGGCGGGATCTGCATGTCCTCGACCGCGACCCGCGAGCAGAACGAGCGGCTGCTCGAGGTCGTGCTGCAGGGCCTGCGCGCCTAG